The following are encoded in a window of Salvia miltiorrhiza cultivar Shanhuang (shh) unplaced genomic scaffold, IMPLAD_Smil_shh original_scaffold_462, whole genome shotgun sequence genomic DNA:
- the LOC131004825 gene encoding formin-like protein 20 encodes MKRENDENNNLKQPYLSGAYIRTFVKQLASSTSMRDKQADPPPPPPPPSEKNIPHKKQVRRRLQTRKPYQEKLLNMAEARREIVTALKLHRAAMKQQNQQIQPQPDQKSRRNPRIYASIADANFAQGNSPYYFSSCPAPPPPPPPPPFLENLDLALPSQALGLNLNLHDFITASSSSIYSSSSPSTSSSPPPPAAAAAETGRGFEFLNCVEIGGEDEREEEVVSSPFDEVMEFPAWLNANESCLQHVDHFCAQDSVLPCMDIEEIEGMDGDWLA; translated from the exons ATGAAGAGAGAAAACGATGAGAATAATAATCTAAAACAACCCTATCTCTCCGGTGCTTACATCCGCACCTTCGTCAAGCAACTCGCCTCCTCAACAAGCATGAGAGACAAACaagcagatccgccgccgccgccgccgccgcccagcGAGAAGAATATTCCGCACAAGAAGCAAGTCAGGAGGCGCCTTCAGACAAGGAAGCCTTACCAAGAAAAGCTCCTCAACATGGCCGAAGCCCGCCGTGAAATCGTCACCGCCCTCAAACTCCACCGCGCCGCCATGAAACAACAAAACCAGCAAATCCAACCGCAGCCAGACCAGAAATCGAGGAGGAATCCCAGAATCTACGCTTCCATTGCCGATGCCAATTTCGCACAAGGCAATTCACCCTATTATTTCTCTTCTTGCCCcgctcctccgccgccgccgccgccgccgccgtttcTTGAGAATCTTGATTTGGCGCTGCCCAGCCAGGCGCTGGGCCTCAATCTGAACCTGCATGACTTCATCACCGCCTCTTCTTCTTCGATTTACTCATCGTCGTCTCCATCGACGTCTTCGTCGCCTCCtcctccggcggcggcggcggcggagaccGGGCGAGGGTTTGAGTTCTTGAATTGTGTGGAAATTGGAGGGGAGGATGAGAGGGAAGAGGAAGTGGTGAGCTCTCCTTTCGATGAAGTGATGGAATTTCCGGCGTGGTTGAATGCAAACGAGAGCTGCTTGCAGCATGTTGATCATTTCTGCGCTCAAGATTCTGTTTTGCCATG CATGGACATCGAGGAAATTGAAGGAATGGATGGAGACTGGTTGGCTTGA